One genomic region from Sporanaerobacter acetigenes DSM 13106 encodes:
- a CDS encoding M42 family metallopeptidase, whose product MNIAIDNITSTLVDLLNIPSPTGNTKNAIDFVENQFTFLGIKTYRTNKGALIGTIEGKNTDKEVTLSGHVDTLGGMIKEIKSNGRVKITQIGGYMWNSIEGEHCTIEASNGKLYTGTILTTKASTHVHGGEASSLERNANNMEIRIDEKVKNSEDVEKLGISVGDYVFFDPRAAVTDSGFIKSRHLDDKAGVASILGIAKYLVENKITPNYTTNFFISNYEEVGHGASAAIPPKTFEFIAIDMAAPGEGQTSDEYSVTICAKDSSGPYDLELKKHLVNLAKENNLNYKVDIYPFYGSDGSATLRAGNDFKVGLIGPGVDASHSHERTHKEAIENTIKLGILYLTK is encoded by the coding sequence ATGAATATTGCAATTGATAATATTACCAGCACACTTGTAGACCTTTTAAATATACCAAGCCCTACTGGTAATACAAAAAATGCCATAGATTTTGTGGAAAATCAATTTACATTTTTAGGCATTAAAACTTATAGAACCAACAAGGGCGCTCTTATAGGAACTATTGAAGGAAAAAACACTGACAAAGAGGTCACTCTTTCAGGTCATGTTGATACTCTTGGCGGAATGATAAAAGAAATAAAATCTAATGGTAGAGTTAAAATAACTCAAATAGGCGGGTATATGTGGAACTCAATTGAAGGTGAACATTGCACAATAGAAGCAAGCAATGGGAAACTATATACTGGTACTATTTTGACTACCAAAGCTTCAACTCATGTTCATGGCGGAGAAGCAAGTAGTCTTGAGAGAAATGCAAATAATATGGAAATCAGAATAGATGAAAAAGTTAAAAATAGTGAAGATGTTGAAAAACTTGGAATATCTGTTGGAGATTATGTATTCTTTGACCCAAGAGCTGCAGTCACTGATAGTGGTTTCATAAAATCCAGACATTTAGATGATAAAGCTGGAGTTGCTTCTATATTGGGAATTGCTAAATATTTAGTTGAAAATAAAATCACTCCTAATTATACTACAAATTTCTTCATTAGCAATTATGAAGAAGTAGGTCATGGTGCTAGTGCAGCTATTCCTCCTAAAACTTTTGAATTTATTGCTATAGATATGGCAGCTCCTGGAGAAGGCCAAACTTCTGATGAATACAGTGTGACCATATGTGCAAAAGATTCAAGTGGCCCATATGATTTAGAACTTAAAAAACATTTGGTGAATTTAGCAAAAGAAAATAATCTTAACTATAAAGTTGATATATATCCATTCTACGGTTCAGATGGAAGTGCTACATTGAGAGCTGGCAATGATTTCAAAGTAGGACTTATAGGACCAGGAGTTGATGCTTCTCATTCTCATGAAAGAACTCACAAAGAAGCAATAGAAAACACAATTAAATTAGGAATATTGTATTTGACTAAATAA